Proteins encoded together in one Chelonoidis abingdonii isolate Lonesome George chromosome 1, CheloAbing_2.0, whole genome shotgun sequence window:
- the LOC116819072 gene encoding perilipin-3-like isoform X1: MTTLEPQGISDYTMASNGKDTTMASPEHGEEEQQNVLRRVASLPLVNSACDLAATAYASTKESHPYVKSICDMAEKGVTSITNAAVSSTQPVVTKLEPEATTAEEGVSEVPDKVEENLPVLQQTADEPTSETQELASPRLTDVKETMIRVVDMTKEAVQDSMKTTKSVVTDSMSTVVESRMGQLAISGMEAVLEKSEELLDHYLPMTEDELAELAEAVEGAEVSSSQPQEHRSYFVRLGSLSTKLRQRAYRYSLNKMRHTSQSIREALCQLHETMGLIEYLKQGVSLQEVQEKFHHIWLSWNREQPKSSDLKDLAKPEMESETLAISRSIIQQLQDACQMLVSSIQGLPTNFQDKVKQMYRNMEELHASFSTAHSFQDLSSSLLTQSQEMVTKAQEYVDELMAYMMENTPLSWVVGPFIPSGKVSEDAIEPQNQENEAEEASKSKEAL; this comes from the exons ATGACGACACTTGAACCTCAAG GTATATCTGATTATACCATGGCTTCTAATGGAAAAGACACAACTATGGCATCCCCAGAGCATGGGGAGGAAGAGCAGCAG AATGTCTTGAGGAGGGTGGCCAGTCTACCTTTAGTCAACTCTGCCTGTGATCTGGCTGCCACTGCCTATGCTTCCACCAAGGAGAGCCATCCCTATGTGAAGTCCATCTGTGACATGGCAGAGAAGGGAGTGACCTCCATTACCAATGCTGCAGTTAGCAGCACACAGCCAGTTGTAACTAAACTTGAACCTGAGG CGACAACAGCAGAGGAGGGTGTTTCTGAAGTACCTGACAAAGTGGAGGAGAATCTGCCAGTCCTTCAACAGACTGCTGATGAG CCTACATCTGAGACACAGGAGCTGGCCTCTCCCAGACTGACAGATGTCAAGGAGACCATGATCAGAGTGGTAGATATGACCAAAGAGGCTGTGCAGGACAGTATGAAGACCACCAAATCAGTGGTAACTGACAGCATGAGCACAGTTGTGGAATCAAGAATGGGCCAACTGGCCATAAGTGGAatggaagcagtgctggagaaATCTGAAGAGCTCTTGGATCACTATCTGCCCATGACAGAGGATGAACTAG CTGAACTTGCTGAAGCTGTGGAAGGGGCTGAAGTGTCTTCATCACAACCACAAGAGCATCGGAGTTACTTCGTGCGTTTAGGTTCCCTGTCAACCAAACTTCGCCAACGTGCCTACCGCTACTCCCTGAACAAGATGAGACATACCAGTCAAAGCATCAGAGAGGCTCTTTGCCAGCTTCATGAAACCATGGGACTG ATTGAATACCTTAAGCAAGGTGTGTCTCTTCAAGAAGTCCAGGAGAAGTTCCATCACATATGGCTGAGCTGGAATAGAGAGCAGCCAAAAAGCAGTGACCTCAAGGATTTGGCAAAACCAGAG ATGGAGTCTGAGACTTTGGCCATATCCCGCAGCATTatccagcagctgcaggatgCCTGCCAGATGCTAGTATCCAGCATTCAAGGTCTCCCCACCAACTTTCAGGATAAGGTGAAACAGATGTATCGCAACATGGAAGAGCTTCATGCATCCTTCTCCACTGCCCATTCCTTCCAGGATCTCTCCAGCAGCCTCCTAACCCAGAGCCAGGAGATGGTGACCAAGGCCCAGGAATATGTAGATGAGCTGATGGCATACATGATGGAGAATACTCCTCTGTCTTGGGTGGTGGGACCATTCATCCCATCTGGTAAGGTGTCAGAAGATGCCATTGAACCACAAAACCAAGAAAATGAGGCTGAGGAAGCCTCCAAGTCTAAGGAGGCCCTGTGA
- the LOC116819072 gene encoding perilipin-3-like isoform X3 has protein sequence MTTLEPQGISDYTMASNGKDTTMASPEHGEEEQQNVLRRVASLPLVNSACDLAATAYASTKESHPYVKSICDMAEKGVTSITNAAVSSTQPVVTKLEPEATTAEEGVSEVPDKVEENLPVLQQTADEPTSETQELASPRLTDVKETMIRVVDMTKEAVQDSMKTTKSVVTDSMSTVVESRMGQLAISGMEAVLEKSEELLDHYLPMTEDELAELAEAVEGAEVSSSQPQEHRSYFVRLGSLSTKLRQRAYRYSLNKMRHTSQSIREALCQLHETMGLIEYLKQGVSLQEVQEKFHHIWLSWNREQPKSSDLKDLAKPEDLSSSLLTQSQEMVTKAQEYVDELMAYMMENTPLSWVVGPFIPSGKVSEDAIEPQNQENEAEEASKSKEAL, from the exons ATGACGACACTTGAACCTCAAG GTATATCTGATTATACCATGGCTTCTAATGGAAAAGACACAACTATGGCATCCCCAGAGCATGGGGAGGAAGAGCAGCAG AATGTCTTGAGGAGGGTGGCCAGTCTACCTTTAGTCAACTCTGCCTGTGATCTGGCTGCCACTGCCTATGCTTCCACCAAGGAGAGCCATCCCTATGTGAAGTCCATCTGTGACATGGCAGAGAAGGGAGTGACCTCCATTACCAATGCTGCAGTTAGCAGCACACAGCCAGTTGTAACTAAACTTGAACCTGAGG CGACAACAGCAGAGGAGGGTGTTTCTGAAGTACCTGACAAAGTGGAGGAGAATCTGCCAGTCCTTCAACAGACTGCTGATGAG CCTACATCTGAGACACAGGAGCTGGCCTCTCCCAGACTGACAGATGTCAAGGAGACCATGATCAGAGTGGTAGATATGACCAAAGAGGCTGTGCAGGACAGTATGAAGACCACCAAATCAGTGGTAACTGACAGCATGAGCACAGTTGTGGAATCAAGAATGGGCCAACTGGCCATAAGTGGAatggaagcagtgctggagaaATCTGAAGAGCTCTTGGATCACTATCTGCCCATGACAGAGGATGAACTAG CTGAACTTGCTGAAGCTGTGGAAGGGGCTGAAGTGTCTTCATCACAACCACAAGAGCATCGGAGTTACTTCGTGCGTTTAGGTTCCCTGTCAACCAAACTTCGCCAACGTGCCTACCGCTACTCCCTGAACAAGATGAGACATACCAGTCAAAGCATCAGAGAGGCTCTTTGCCAGCTTCATGAAACCATGGGACTG ATTGAATACCTTAAGCAAGGTGTGTCTCTTCAAGAAGTCCAGGAGAAGTTCCATCACATATGGCTGAGCTGGAATAGAGAGCAGCCAAAAAGCAGTGACCTCAAGGATTTGGCAAAACCAGAG GATCTCTCCAGCAGCCTCCTAACCCAGAGCCAGGAGATGGTGACCAAGGCCCAGGAATATGTAGATGAGCTGATGGCATACATGATGGAGAATACTCCTCTGTCTTGGGTGGTGGGACCATTCATCCCATCTGGTAAGGTGTCAGAAGATGCCATTGAACCACAAAACCAAGAAAATGAGGCTGAGGAAGCCTCCAAGTCTAAGGAGGCCCTGTGA
- the LOC116819072 gene encoding perilipin-3-like isoform X2 gives MASNGKDTTMASPEHGEEEQQNVLRRVASLPLVNSACDLAATAYASTKESHPYVKSICDMAEKGVTSITNAAVSSTQPVVTKLEPEATTAEEGVSEVPDKVEENLPVLQQTADEPTSETQELASPRLTDVKETMIRVVDMTKEAVQDSMKTTKSVVTDSMSTVVESRMGQLAISGMEAVLEKSEELLDHYLPMTEDELAELAEAVEGAEVSSSQPQEHRSYFVRLGSLSTKLRQRAYRYSLNKMRHTSQSIREALCQLHETMGLIEYLKQGVSLQEVQEKFHHIWLSWNREQPKSSDLKDLAKPEMESETLAISRSIIQQLQDACQMLVSSIQGLPTNFQDKVKQMYRNMEELHASFSTAHSFQDLSSSLLTQSQEMVTKAQEYVDELMAYMMENTPLSWVVGPFIPSGKVSEDAIEPQNQENEAEEASKSKEAL, from the exons ATGGCTTCTAATGGAAAAGACACAACTATGGCATCCCCAGAGCATGGGGAGGAAGAGCAGCAG AATGTCTTGAGGAGGGTGGCCAGTCTACCTTTAGTCAACTCTGCCTGTGATCTGGCTGCCACTGCCTATGCTTCCACCAAGGAGAGCCATCCCTATGTGAAGTCCATCTGTGACATGGCAGAGAAGGGAGTGACCTCCATTACCAATGCTGCAGTTAGCAGCACACAGCCAGTTGTAACTAAACTTGAACCTGAGG CGACAACAGCAGAGGAGGGTGTTTCTGAAGTACCTGACAAAGTGGAGGAGAATCTGCCAGTCCTTCAACAGACTGCTGATGAG CCTACATCTGAGACACAGGAGCTGGCCTCTCCCAGACTGACAGATGTCAAGGAGACCATGATCAGAGTGGTAGATATGACCAAAGAGGCTGTGCAGGACAGTATGAAGACCACCAAATCAGTGGTAACTGACAGCATGAGCACAGTTGTGGAATCAAGAATGGGCCAACTGGCCATAAGTGGAatggaagcagtgctggagaaATCTGAAGAGCTCTTGGATCACTATCTGCCCATGACAGAGGATGAACTAG CTGAACTTGCTGAAGCTGTGGAAGGGGCTGAAGTGTCTTCATCACAACCACAAGAGCATCGGAGTTACTTCGTGCGTTTAGGTTCCCTGTCAACCAAACTTCGCCAACGTGCCTACCGCTACTCCCTGAACAAGATGAGACATACCAGTCAAAGCATCAGAGAGGCTCTTTGCCAGCTTCATGAAACCATGGGACTG ATTGAATACCTTAAGCAAGGTGTGTCTCTTCAAGAAGTCCAGGAGAAGTTCCATCACATATGGCTGAGCTGGAATAGAGAGCAGCCAAAAAGCAGTGACCTCAAGGATTTGGCAAAACCAGAG ATGGAGTCTGAGACTTTGGCCATATCCCGCAGCATTatccagcagctgcaggatgCCTGCCAGATGCTAGTATCCAGCATTCAAGGTCTCCCCACCAACTTTCAGGATAAGGTGAAACAGATGTATCGCAACATGGAAGAGCTTCATGCATCCTTCTCCACTGCCCATTCCTTCCAGGATCTCTCCAGCAGCCTCCTAACCCAGAGCCAGGAGATGGTGACCAAGGCCCAGGAATATGTAGATGAGCTGATGGCATACATGATGGAGAATACTCCTCTGTCTTGGGTGGTGGGACCATTCATCCCATCTGGTAAGGTGTCAGAAGATGCCATTGAACCACAAAACCAAGAAAATGAGGCTGAGGAAGCCTCCAAGTCTAAGGAGGCCCTGTGA